A window of Rhodospirillaceae bacterium contains these coding sequences:
- the ubiE gene encoding bifunctional demethylmenaquinone methyltransferase/2-methoxy-6-polyprenyl-1,4-benzoquinol methylase UbiE, producing the protein MNNPQDTQQVWFGNRLVDKDSKTTMVKDVFNRVAIKYDLMNDLMSLGIHRLWKNMMVSVANPQPYQQILDVAGGTGDIALRLVKACGGIPMMQAKGGQVIVADLTPAMLEMGQKKALDQGITTGISWVNANAENMPIASQTIDLYTVAFGLRNMGNIPAVLKEAHRVLKPGSQFCCLEFSPSALPFLQRLYDLYSFHLLPKLGHLVAKDQDSYLYLVESIRKFSSPEHLVDLLSDAGFKHVRYHSLTGGIVAIHTAWRV; encoded by the coding sequence ATGAATAACCCCCAAGATACACAACAGGTTTGGTTTGGCAATCGCCTGGTGGATAAAGACAGCAAAACAACGATGGTCAAGGACGTTTTCAATCGGGTGGCCATAAAATATGATTTGATGAACGATCTGATGTCATTGGGCATCCACCGCCTTTGGAAAAATATGATGGTTTCTGTAGCCAACCCCCAACCTTATCAGCAAATCCTTGATGTGGCAGGTGGCACGGGTGACATAGCCTTACGTTTGGTGAAAGCGTGTGGCGGGATCCCTATGATGCAAGCCAAGGGCGGCCAAGTTATTGTCGCTGATTTAACCCCGGCGATGTTGGAAATGGGCCAGAAAAAAGCGCTTGACCAGGGCATTACCACCGGTATTTCCTGGGTTAACGCAAATGCCGAAAATATGCCAATTGCCTCCCAAACAATCGATTTATATACGGTGGCCTTCGGTTTACGCAATATGGGTAATATCCCCGCTGTACTCAAAGAAGCCCACCGCGTATTAAAGCCTGGTTCACAATTTTGTTGTTTGGAATTCAGCCCAAGTGCCCTACCTTTCCTGCAACGTTTATATGACCTTTACTCCTTTCATCTTCTGCCTAAATTAGGCCATTTGGTTGCAAAAGATCAGGATTCTTATCTGTATTTAGTAGAAAGTATCCGTAAATTTTCCTCCCCAGAACATTTGGTTGATCTATTATCAGACGCCGGGTTTAAGCATGTGCGCTACCACAGCCTAACAGGCGGGATTGTGGCCATCCATACAGCATGGCGGGTGTAA
- the mutM gene encoding bifunctional DNA-formamidopyrimidine glycosylase/DNA-(apurinic or apyrimidinic site) lyase, with translation MPELPEVETTCRGLEKYMQGKVIRHVFISRPDLRKPMPDNLISRIEGKHVDAIKRRAKYILIFLEGQYILLIHLGMSGRIIHSTLAISKDKHDHFGWQMDGGDWFHFRDPRRFGLVDLIASNQMANYPLLKELGPEPLDQAFGARQLAEILKGRQAPIKNVLLNQHIIAGVGNIYACESLFYAGILPFRPAASLNKNEVTKLWQMIRRTLEKAIQAGGSSARDYVQPDGQLGTFQQQWAVYGKEQQTCPNRGCKRPIQRENQAGRSTFYCAHCQQ, from the coding sequence ATGCCGGAATTGCCTGAAGTGGAAACAACGTGCCGGGGACTTGAAAAATACATGCAGGGGAAGGTTATTCGGCATGTTTTTATAAGCCGTCCTGATTTACGTAAGCCAATGCCTGACAATCTGATCTCCCGGATTGAGGGTAAACACGTGGATGCAATCAAAAGACGGGCAAAGTATATCCTGATATTTTTGGAAGGACAATATATTCTGCTTATCCATTTGGGAATGTCGGGAAGGATTATACATTCAACGCTTGCAATATCCAAGGATAAACACGATCATTTCGGTTGGCAAATGGACGGGGGTGATTGGTTCCATTTCCGCGATCCTCGCCGATTCGGGCTGGTTGATTTGATCGCTTCAAACCAAATGGCCAATTATCCCTTACTGAAAGAGTTAGGTCCAGAGCCGTTGGATCAGGCTTTTGGAGCGCGTCAATTAGCCGAAATTTTAAAGGGGCGGCAAGCGCCGATTAAAAATGTGTTGTTAAATCAGCATATTATTGCAGGGGTTGGCAACATATATGCGTGTGAAAGTTTATTTTATGCAGGTATATTGCCATTCCGGCCAGCTGCAAGTTTAAATAAGAATGAAGTCACAAAATTATGGCAAATGATCCGGCGTACCCTGGAAAAAGCGATCCAAGCGGGCGGTTCATCGGCCAGGGATTATGTGCAACCGGACGGTCAGTTGGGAACATTCCAGCAGCAATGGGCGGTGTATGGAAAAGAACAACAAACCTGTCCAAACCGCGGGTGCAAGCGGCCCATCCAGCGGGAAAACCAAGCTGGGCGTTCCACTTTCTATTGCGCCCATTGTCAACAATAG